DNA sequence from the Deinococcus radiopugnans ATCC 19172 genome:
CCCACCCGGCAGTCCGCGCTGGGCACCGTGAACGGCCAGCCCACCATCGCCTACTTCGAGTACGGCACCCCCGAGGCCTTCGCTGCGGCCCTGGCGGGGGCCGGCGTGCGCGACGCCGTGCGCATGGACAGCGGCAGCAGCGCCACCGCCTACCTGCAGGGCGGCTACGCGGGTCTGGGCGCGTACCTGAACACGGTCTGGAGCCAGCCGGTGCCGAACGCCATCGTGTTTGTCCCACGTGGCGTGGCAGGCCAGAAGTAGAACCTTTTTGTCAATAGCAGAATAAAATACAAGGATCAAGCTCATGACAGAATTTCCCGCCTGGGCTTAGACTGGCCTTCAGGCCGCCATGCGCGGGTCTGGGGGAGGCGGCATGAAGAAGGACCGTTTCATCGTGTTGCGGCAGGACGGCGGGCGTCCGGGCGAGGTCAGGACCGAGGCGGACAGCGCCCTGCCGTCCCGCCTGGACGCAGGGCCCGAGGCGTCGGCCACGCCGGTCATGACGCTGGAGGTGCAGACCCTGGATCACCGCGAACTGCCCGATCTGCTTCAGGACAGGACCGTGCGGGCCGCCGCCCCCAGCATCCCCATGCGCCTGATCCGGCCGGTCAGCAGGTCAGAGGCTGATGCGAGCGCCACCGGACCCACCTGGGGCGTGCAGGCCGTGAGGGCCGACACCAGTCCGCAGAACGGCAAGGGCGTCACGGTGGCTGTGCTGGATACCGGCATCGACCCGGAACACCCGGCGTTTGAGGGCGTGACTCTGGTGCGGCGCGACTTCACGCTGGCCGATGGGGATGCGGACGGCGGCGTGGACGCCCAGGGTCACGGCACCCACTGCGCCGGAACGGTGTTCGGGCGCGAGGTGGCCGGGCAGCGCATCGGGGTGGCCCCCGGCGTGGAGCGGGCGCTGATCGGGCGGGTGCTGGGCGCGGACGGCAGCGGCAGCAGCGAGGGCATCGCGCGGGCGCTGGCCTGGGCGGTGCAGCAGGGCGCGCACGTGGTGAGCATGTCGCTGGGCATGGACTTTCCGGGTTTGGTGGCCGAATTGATCCGGCGCGGCCTGCCCGCTGAACTGGCCACCTCGCAGGCGCTGCTGGACTACCGCGCCAATCTTAACCTGTTCGGCGCGCTGGCCGCCTACGCCCGCAGCTACGGCGGCGACGCCACGCCCACCCTGCTCGTGGCCGCCGCAGGCAACGAGAGCCGCCGCCAGCAGAACCCCGACTGGGAAGTGGGCGTCGCGCCCCCTGCGGCTTCCGACGGCTTCATCTCGGTGGCGGCGGTGGGGCTGGGCGCCCAGAAGACGCCGGATCAGGGCCTGACCGTCGCGCCGTTTTCCAACACTGGGGCCACCCTGAGCGGTCCCGGCGTGGACGTCACCTCGGCCAGGATGGGCGGCGGGCTGGTGGCCTACAGCGGGACCAGCATGGCGACGCCGCATGTCGCCGGGGTGGCCGCACTGTGGTTCCAGGCCCTGATCGACTCGGGTGACCTGACGCGCAACACGGTGGAAACCGCCCTGAAGGGCAGCGCCACCCGCACACCGCTGATCGGGGGGGTGGACCGGCTGGATGTGGGGCTGGGACTGGTGCAGGCTCCACAATAAGCAGGAGAGGAGATTGAGTTCCCCCTCCCCTACGCGCCCACCTTCAGCATGTCCAGCAGGCGCAGATATGCCTGCGCGGTCACCTGCACGTCGCCGTAGCTGCGGTGGCGTCCGCCGGGCGCGAAGTTCAGGCCGAGGCGTTCGGCCAGCACGGTCAGGTTGTGGGCGCGTTCACGGGGAAAGGCGCGGCGCGACAGTTGCACGGTGCAGTATTCCGCCGCCGGTTGCCACACCAGGCCGCAGCGCCGGGCGTTGGCGCGCATGAATCCGCTGTCGAAGCCGATGTTGTGCGCCACCACGGCCGAGTCGCCCACGAACTCCAGAAATTCGGGCAGCACCTCGGGCATGGTGGGGGCGTGGCGGACCATCTCATTGCTGATGCCGTGAATGCGCTCCACGCGCCAGGGAATCAGCAGCGGCTGACCGGATTCGCCCATCGGGCGCACCAGGGTCTCGTATTTCTGCGTTTCCTCAATGCGGCCATTGACCACCCGCACCGCGCCGATTTCCACCACCGCGTCGCGCTCCGGCGAGAGGCCCGTGGTTTCCAGATCGAAGACGACGACGTTCACGCCGCCCAAGGTAGCGCGGCAGGCGTGAGACGACTGGAAGATGCGAGAGGCGCTCCCGCAGCCTGAGCCCCCGTTAGACCGCCGGGCCTTCCATCAACGCCCCCACCGCCTCCTCCTTGCCCTTGGCCTCCACCTCGATCCACGGCACGTCCGCGAAGGCGGCGGGCAGGTGCGTGATCAGGTGGCTGTGGCGGCGGTCCTGCGGTCCCTCGATGCCGTTGGACAGGTGCACCACCTGCCACTCGGGCGGGGTCCAGGTGGCGCGGGCCTTCAAGACCCACTCGCGCACGGCGGGGTGGTCCTGATCGGGCAGCCGGTCGTGGATGACGTGGTGGTGCCCGTCGTAGACCATCGGGGTGCCGGTGGCCTCGCAGACGGGCAGCAGGTCGGCGGGACCGTAGGCGCGTTCGTCGTTTTCCAGCCCCAGGCGCAGGCGGGCAGCGTCGGGCAGGTCGGGAATCACCGCCGTCAGTTCGGCGGCGCGGCCCCCCTTGCCGCCGTGCAGCAGCAACAGGTTCCAGGGACTGCGTTCCAATCCCAGACCGTCCATCACGCGGGCGTGCGAGGTCAGGGCGTGAACGCTGCGGACCCGCACGTCCGGGGTGTCGCTGTTCAGAACGATGAACTGCTCGGGATGCATCAGCACGCGGATGCCGTGGTCCACGAACGCCTGTCCCGCCTCCCGGAGCGGGGCCGCCAGCGAGGTCAGCACCGCCTCCCCGGTGTCGTCGCCAATCAGGTCCAGCATGGGAAACAGGCTGGAACTCATGCGGTAGAGCCGGATGCCACGCGCCGCGCAGAAGTCGGCGGCCCCGCGCAGTCTGGAAATATTGTCGGTGTACAGGTCCAGCAGCTTGGCCTCGCGCTCGGCGGGCGACAGCGCCCGGTAGCGGCTAAGGGTGACGGTGCGGAAGCGGACCTCCGGCCCCACGGTCAGGCACACCAGCCCGTAGGCGGGCGTGGGCGCTTCGCTCACTGGGCCGCCTTCGCCGCCGCCCGGCAGCGGTCCGAGCAGTATTTGACGCTGTCCCAGTCGCGCTCCCACTTCTTGCGCCACGAGAAGGGCAGGCCACACACCGGGCAGATCTTGCTGGGGCGCTCGGAGGGTTTGCGGCCCCCGCCGAACGCCCGCTTCTCGGCCTTAGCGGGCATGGGGCAGCCCCAGCGCGGCCAGCGCCAGCCGCGTCAGATCAGCCGGCGAGTCCTGCGGCGTGACGTGCAGGGTCATCACGTCGGCCTCGTCGCGGTCCGGCGGCTCCAGGGTGTCCAGCTGCGAGGGCAGCAGATCGGCGTGGGCGTAATGGTCACCGCGCTCCTGAAGGCGGGCCAGCAGCAGGCGCGGCGGCACGTCCAGAAAGATGAAGCGCGTGTCCAGCACCCGCAGCACGTCGCGGTAGCTGCGGCGCAGCGAGGAACACGCCAGGATGACCTGTGGGTGGGCCAGCAGTTCGGCCCGCAGGCGGAGCAGCCAGGGCTGGCGGTCCCCGTCGCTGAGGCCCAGCCCGGCGGCCATCTTGGCCCTGGCCTCCGGCGTGTGGAAGTCGTCGCCGTCCAGAAACGGCCAGCCGGTCTTCGCGGCCAGATCCTCGCCCAGCGTGGTCTTGCCGCTGCCGGACACCCCCATCAGAATCAGTCTCATCTCCGCCGTTCCCGTGCCATGACCCGCAGTCTGGCGCAACAGGCCGCGCCGCAGACGAGAGCGGGGCGCACCATCTCTTTAGATGCGCCTCTTCAGGTGCGCTCTGTCGAGGTGCCCCACTCAGGCCAGCGCCCGGCTGGCGTGCCGGATGCGAATGGCGAACACGGCGGCGATCAGGTACTTCGCCAGGATGTCCGCAAAGATGATCTGCGCGATCTCGCCGCCGGCCATCAGGCCCCAGAAGGCCAGCAGATTGAACAGCACCGAGTCCAGCGGCACGCTGACCGCGTTGGAGGCCAGCACCCGCGTCCACCAGCTGCGGTGGATCAGGCGCTGGTACACGGCGGTGTCGGCCAGTTCGCCGGCCAGAATCGCCAGGAACGACGCACCGATAAAGCGCCATTCGGTGCCGGTCAGCAGGGCGGCCAGCGTGTTGATCAGCAGGGCGCAGGCAATCGCAATGTACACGGCCTTCAGGCCGCCGGCGCGGTGAATGCGGTCACGCAGGGTGAACACGGCGGCAAAGAAGATGGTGCCGACGCTGAGCAGGCCGTACACCGGCAGCGGAATGAACTTGTTGAGGGTGATGTTGGCGGCCAGGATGCTCAGCGCGTACAGCGCGATCAGCAGCAGCGGCAACGGTGTGGTGCCAGACGGGGCAGGGCGTCCCCGGACGGTGAACTGGTTCATGGGTCTAACCTCCGGCCTGGGCGACTGTAGAGGTCACGGGCCGCCCGCCAGGGTAGCAGACGCGCGGCTCTGAAAGAGGGCCGTGATAGACGGCGCGGCACACTGCCCCGGTGCGCGCCCGCCTGCCCCTGCTGCTCCTGCTGCTCGCCGCTGCCCCGGCGCAGGCGGCCTCCACCCCTCCTGGTTACGTGCTGTCCGGCATGCCGCTGATCCGCCAGAGCTACAACGCCTGCGGCCCCGCCAGCCTGACCCAGGTGCTGCGCTACTACGGCGTGAACGCGGACATGGCGACGGTCAGCAGTTTCACCCGCCCGTCGGAAACGTCGTACATGACGGCGCAGGCGATTGTGGATTTCGCGCCCAGGGTGGGCATGGAGGCGCGGCTGTACGCGGGCGGCTCGCTGAACACCGTGCGGGCCGCGATCAAGAACGGCGTGCCGGTCATTGCCCTGCAAACCTACGTCAGCCCGCGCGGGCAGGCGATTCCGCACTGGCGCGTGGTGGTGGGCTACAACGACGCCGCCCGCCAGACCTACCTGATGGATCCGTTGCTGGGCTACGTGGCGATGGGCTACGACGACTTCTCGCGCGTGTGGGCCGACCACCACGGCCAGTTCGCCCTGCTGTACCCACCCCGGCTGTCGGCCACGGTGAAACGGGTGATCGGCTAGCCCAACAGTTGAGCGACGGTCTGCTCGAGACTCAGGCCGGAGGTGTCCAGCACCCGCCACCCCGCCGCGCGGTACTCGGCGGGCGGCATGGCCGGATGAAGGGCCGCGATCATCGGCACCAGACTTTGCGTGTCGAAGGCCTTGCCGGTGCGGGCCGCGTTGCGTGCCTGCGTGACCTCCAGCGTGGGGCACAAGAAGACCGGGCGGACGTCCAGTCCGGCCCAGTGAACGCGCATCGCCTCCAGATCGGCGGACCACAGCACGTCGTCCACGGCCACCGCGAAGCCTGCCTCCGCGTACAGCCGGGCATGAAAAGCGGCGGCGCGGCGGGCCAGCTCAAACTGCCGGACAGCCTCGGGCGGGTGATTGAGGCTGGGCGGCACCAGACCCGACACCACGAATTCGCGCAGATCGTCCACCGGCAGGTGCAGGCCGCGCGGGTAGTGCTGTAACAGGGCGTGGGCCACGCTGGACTTGCCCACCCCCGGACTGCCCGACAGCACCCAGACGGGGCCGCTCACCGCTGCGCCCCGTCCTGCAGTTCCTCAGGCACCGCGCCCCCCACGCCCCGGTACGCGGCGCTGGTCATCCAGTAACGTTCCAGCCAGCGCTTGAGCAGCGTGGCGGTGGGAATGGCGATGATCGCGCCCACCGGCCCCGCCAGCGCCAGCCCGACGAGCAGCGCGATCAGGATCGCCGCCGGGCTGAGGCTGACCACCCGGCCCATGATCAGCGGCCCCAGCACGTTGCCCTGCAACTGGTTGATAACGAAGAACAGCGCCGCCACCAGCCCGATGGTCAGCCCACCCTGCGGAATCGCCTGCAACATGGCGGCCACGGCGGCCAGCACGATCCCGATGTACGGCACCAGACTCAGCAGGCCGCTCAGGGCGCCCAGGGCCAACGCGTTCGGCACGTTCAGGGCCAGCAGGCCCAGCGTGGACAGCACCGCGCCGGTCAGCATCAGCAGCAGCTGACCGCGCAGGAAGCCGCCGAAGCTCTGGCTCACGTCCTCCGCGAGCCGCAGCACGGTGGGCTGCGACTGGCGCGGAAACACGCGCAGCAGACTGTGGCCCACCCGCTCGTAGTCCAGCATGAAGTACGCCGCCAGCGTCACGATAAAGCCCAGCTGCCCCAGCCAGCCCACCAGATTGGACAGCGTGTTCAGCACGTTGGGGCCCGAGTTCAGCAGCCGTTCCAGCAGCGGCCCGGCGTTCTCGGTGATGTTGTTGGTCTGCTCGTCGATGTAGGTGCTGACGCTGGCTTTCAGGCCCTGCACGCCCTGAATGCTGTCCAGCCTGTCCAGCACGTTGAACAGCGCAATCTTGAGGTTGATGGCGATCACCGGAATCCCGGAGATCAGGCCGGCGATCTGCTGGCTGAGGGTCATGATCAGCAGCGTGGTCAGGCCCAGCAGCAGCAGCAGCAGCAGCAGCACCCCCACCATGCGCCCCACCCGGCGGCGCTCCAGCCACTCCAGAATGGGGTTGACCAGAAAGGCCAGGCCGTAGGCGGTCAGCACCGTCAGCAGCACGCTGGCCAGCAGCTGGCTGCCCCACAGCAGGGCGCGCACGGCCAGCACAGTCAGCACCGCGTAGAAGATCAGGCGCACCACGGGCATGGCCCACAGCCGACGGATCAGGTCACGCACGTCGCGCGCCGCCCGCCAGTCACCCGCCGGCGGACGCGGCGCGGGAGAAGGCGGCAGGGTCATGTTCCCTATCCTGCCACTTCGGCGGGCCAAAAGAAGCGCCCCCGCGGCTCAGGGCGGGGACGTGAAGAAATCAGAGGGGTCAGGACTGCTCAGGCTAGAGCATTTGTCCGAATTGCTGCATCAGAAAAAAGACTTCTGATGCCTCCATTCTCTCCTGCGGAGCTGAATCAGTCCCAACTGCTCGTTGAAATTCACTCACTCTCTGCGAGCTGTGCCAGTCCGTTCGGTCAAAAGCAAACAGCACTTTTGACAACTGCTCTAGGCCGCAGCGGGCAGCGACGTCGGCGGCTCGCGGCGGCTGCCCGCCTTCTGCCAGAAGTAGACGGCGGCAATCAGGCCCAGCGCCAGCAGATTGACCAGCAGATGGGTGGGAATGATCAGCATGAACGAGGCAATGAGCAGCAGCAGCGCCTGCAAGGGGTTGGTCTTGCGGTGCAGGAAACGCATGGTCGCCGCGCTGAA
Encoded proteins:
- a CDS encoding S8 family peptidase — encoded protein: MKKDRFIVLRQDGGRPGEVRTEADSALPSRLDAGPEASATPVMTLEVQTLDHRELPDLLQDRTVRAAAPSIPMRLIRPVSRSEADASATGPTWGVQAVRADTSPQNGKGVTVAVLDTGIDPEHPAFEGVTLVRRDFTLADGDADGGVDAQGHGTHCAGTVFGREVAGQRIGVAPGVERALIGRVLGADGSGSSEGIARALAWAVQQGAHVVSMSLGMDFPGLVAELIRRGLPAELATSQALLDYRANLNLFGALAAYARSYGGDATPTLLVAAAGNESRRQQNPDWEVGVAPPAASDGFISVAAVGLGAQKTPDQGLTVAPFSNTGATLSGPGVDVTSARMGGGLVAYSGTSMATPHVAGVAALWFQALIDSGDLTRNTVETALKGSATRTPLIGGVDRLDVGLGLVQAPQ
- a CDS encoding VUT family protein; the protein is MNQFTVRGRPAPSGTTPLPLLLIALYALSILAANITLNKFIPLPVYGLLSVGTIFFAAVFTLRDRIHRAGGLKAVYIAIACALLINTLAALLTGTEWRFIGASFLAILAGELADTAVYQRLIHRSWWTRVLASNAVSVPLDSVLFNLLAFWGLMAGGEIAQIIFADILAKYLIAAVFAIRIRHASRALA
- a CDS encoding C39 family peptidase; the protein is MRARLPLLLLLLAAAPAQAASTPPGYVLSGMPLIRQSYNACGPASLTQVLRYYGVNADMATVSSFTRPSETSYMTAQAIVDFAPRVGMEARLYAGGSLNTVRAAIKNGVPVIALQTYVSPRGQAIPHWRVVVGYNDAARQTYLMDPLLGYVAMGYDDFSRVWADHHGQFALLYPPRLSATVKRVIG
- a CDS encoding AI-2E family transporter is translated as MTLPPSPAPRPPAGDWRAARDVRDLIRRLWAMPVVRLIFYAVLTVLAVRALLWGSQLLASVLLTVLTAYGLAFLVNPILEWLERRRVGRMVGVLLLLLLLLGLTTLLIMTLSQQIAGLISGIPVIAINLKIALFNVLDRLDSIQGVQGLKASVSTYIDEQTNNITENAGPLLERLLNSGPNVLNTLSNLVGWLGQLGFIVTLAAYFMLDYERVGHSLLRVFPRQSQPTVLRLAEDVSQSFGGFLRGQLLLMLTGAVLSTLGLLALNVPNALALGALSGLLSLVPYIGIVLAAVAAMLQAIPQGGLTIGLVAALFFVINQLQGNVLGPLIMGRVVSLSPAAILIALLVGLALAGPVGAIIAIPTATLLKRWLERYWMTSAAYRGVGGAVPEELQDGAQR
- a CDS encoding DUF2256 domain-containing protein, whose product is MPAKAEKRAFGGGRKPSERPSKICPVCGLPFSWRKKWERDWDSVKYCSDRCRAAAKAAQ
- a CDS encoding PolC-type DNA polymerase III, with amino-acid sequence MNVVVFDLETTGLSPERDAVVEIGAVRVVNGRIEETQKYETLVRPMGESGQPLLIPWRVERIHGISNEMVRHAPTMPEVLPEFLEFVGDSAVVAHNIGFDSGFMRANARRCGLVWQPAAEYCTVQLSRRAFPRERAHNLTVLAERLGLNFAPGGRHRSYGDVQVTAQAYLRLLDMLKVGA
- a CDS encoding gluconokinase, with translation MRLILMGVSGSGKTTLGEDLAAKTGWPFLDGDDFHTPEARAKMAAGLGLSDGDRQPWLLRLRAELLAHPQVILACSSLRRSYRDVLRVLDTRFIFLDVPPRLLLARLQERGDHYAHADLLPSQLDTLEPPDRDEADVMTLHVTPQDSPADLTRLALAALGLPHAR
- a CDS encoding AAA family ATPase, with translation MSGPVWVLSGSPGVGKSSVAHALLQHYPRGLHLPVDDLREFVVSGLVPPSLNHPPEAVRQFELARRAAAFHARLYAEAGFAVAVDDVLWSADLEAMRVHWAGLDVRPVFLCPTLEVTQARNAARTGKAFDTQSLVPMIAALHPAMPPAEYRAAGWRVLDTSGLSLEQTVAQLLG
- the uvsE gene encoding UV DNA damage repair endonuclease UvsE encodes the protein MSEAPTPAYGLVCLTVGPEVRFRTVTLSRYRALSPAEREAKLLDLYTDNISRLRGAADFCAARGIRLYRMSSSLFPMLDLIGDDTGEAVLTSLAAPLREAGQAFVDHGIRVLMHPEQFIVLNSDTPDVRVRSVHALTSHARVMDGLGLERSPWNLLLLHGGKGGRAAELTAVIPDLPDAARLRLGLENDERAYGPADLLPVCEATGTPMVYDGHHHVIHDRLPDQDHPAVREWVLKARATWTPPEWQVVHLSNGIEGPQDRRHSHLITHLPAAFADVPWIEVEAKGKEEAVGALMEGPAV